ACCGGCAGAATGAACTTCGTGTTTTATGCTGAGATAAACGGTGCTAGCGGCGATTATGCGCCGGATAGTTCATATATTATATACCCTAGCACATCTGCAACCCCGGCAGATAAAACGCTTCAACCGCAGATAAGTACTGCCACAATACTCGGGGGTAATACGTTTAACGAAGATTCTAATATGGTAACAACAATGACAGTTGTATCATCCTGGCAGGATGACGGGACATCAGCTTCGGTTGATGGATGTGATATACAGGGGTTTAATTTCAATATTGTATCGGCAGAATATTTTTATGATACCGATCCCGGAATTGGGAACGGCTACACACTGTCAGCGGATGATGGAAGTTTTAATCAGGTAACAGAAACGTCAACTGTGTACGGGTTAGACATCTCAAGTTTAGCGAACGGCGATCATACATTGTACACGCGCTGCATGAATTATTCATCAACAACAGTGTATGGTTTATGGTCATCCACTGTTGCATTAATACTGAGCTCAAATCGCAGCCCGGGGACAATTACTACTTTAACCGCTGCGCAGTCCGCTGGTTATGACCATGCAATAAAGCTCTCATGGATAGCGCCGGGGGATAATGGATATAACGATAATATTACCGGCGGAAAGTACTGGATAAAATCTTCTTCAACCGCGAATATTACTGATGAAACCACATGGATAGCTGCGGTGTATAGCGTGCAATTAACAACAGACACAGTACCCGGGCAGAATGTTAATCATACAATAACCGGTTTAGTACCGTTAACGACATATTATTTTGCTGTAAAAACAGCGGATGAAGTACCAAACTGGTCGTTAGTATCATCCTCCGCAGGGAATATGTGTTCAGATTTAAACTCACCCGCTGCGCCGACAAGCCTATCAGCTATTGATTACCCTGCGGATGAAGGTAGTAGGATTAATCTTAACTGGATATTATCAAGTGATGACGGTAATGGCAGTAATGATGTTCTTGAGTACCGTATATACAAATCCTCGTGGATAACGAACCCGTCCTATACGTTATTGACAACAATAATTAAGTCCACAACATTTTATACTAATACTTCGGTATCCATGGGAACAACTTATTACTACTACCTAAAATCATTTGATGGTACAAACACATCAGTTAATACCAGTACAGTAAATGTTTTTTCAATAGACAATACAGCACCGGCTACCCCGAATAATCTGGAAGCAACAAACCCAGGGACAGGAGCGGATATTTATCTTGCATGGTCGAATAATACTGAAACCGATCTTGCGGGGTATAACATTTACCGCAGTCTTGATAACCCCGGGGCGTATAACAAAGTTAATGTGTCATTACACCCAGCCCCAACTGATTTTTATCGTGATAACTCTGTATCGTCAAATACTACATATTGGTACAAAATAACCGCGGTTGATAGTTCAGGTAATGAAAGTTTGTTCAGTGATATTGATGTGTCGTTATGTATAGCTAACAATCCGCCAAACGTTTTTTCATTAACCACACCGGCAGATTTGTCAACCTCGACAACACTAACCCCTGCGTTTGACTGGGCAGATGCTACCGATCCTGACAGCGATGTTATACGGTACGAACTCTGGTATGCGTCAAACACAACGTTTATATACAAGACTGTGGTTGACGGGTTACTTACTTCAACACATACCCCTGTGGGCAGCCTGCAGGATAACACAACATATTGGTGGAAAATAATGGCGTTTGACCCGTGGGATTGTATAAAGTGGTCAACTGAAACTGACTGGAAATTCTGGGTAAACGTGATCAATGATACTCCTACGGTATTTGGGTTAATCTCACCGGCCAATACGTACGTAAGCACGGATTTAACACCTGCGCTTGACTGGGAAGATAGTATGGATGTTGATCCTAATGACAGTTTTAGGTATGGCGTGATGTATTCTACTGATTCCGTGTTTGGGGTATATACATCGTCAACAGAGTTGGCTGTATCAGTGTATAATGTACCGTCTAATCTTACGGATAACGCGACGTATTACTGGAAAGCATACGCGTATGACACTTTCGGAACGACACGAACGGCAACACAAACCACGTGGAAGTTTTATACTAATACCGCGGATGATGCACCAATTGCGTTTGATGTTGTATCTCCGGCTAATAATAATGTTGAAACAACTTTGACCCCTGCGTTTGACTGGCAGGATTCTACGGATCCCGACCCCAACGATTTTGTTGCGTATACTTTATGGTATTCAACTGCAAGTAATTTCAGTGTAAAGACAGAAGTTACGGGATTAACAGATTCTGCGTATACACCTTCGACAAACCTTTATGATAACACTGTATATTACTGGAAAGTGAAAGCAGTGGATACTGACGGGACAACAGTATGGAGTACAACAGTTAACCGCAGTTTTAAGGTTAACCAGGCGAATGACGCACCTAATAGTTTTGGTTTAGTTTTTCCTGATAACTTAACATCTGTAAGCGATATCACTCCGGATTTTGACTGGACTTCATCAGCTGATGTAGACCCCGGGGATTATGTGAGATACCGTGTTGTATACTCGTCAGTATCAAATTTCAGTAGTTACACTTCTTCTGCGGGTTTAGCGTATTCAGCTTATACGCCAACCACTGAATTAATTGAAGATACTATGTATTATTGGTATATTGAAGCTTATGATATAAACAACGCAACTACAACGAGTGAAGTCAGAAGATTTAATGTAAATACGGTTAACAACACACCAGGTGCGTTTGCGTTGTATACACCTTCCGGGACAATAAATGTATACGACCTTACTCCGTATTTTGACTGGCAGGATTCTGCTGACCCTGACGGTGATATTGTGCAGTATGATCTGCAGGTTTCTACGAATAGTAATTTCAGTGTATATACATATTACACAGGTAATTCTACGTCAACGTATACAATGACAACAAGCCCGTTAACTAACTACACATCGTATTATTGGCGTATCCGCGGGTACGATCCCGCAGGGCTTGAGGTATGGGGTACAAACCCATCAACCGCAGTGTTTATCGCGTACGATAATATTGCACCGGCAGGAATATCAGGCTTAACAGCGTTGACAGGCAGTAGTGAAGGAGCAGTGTATCTCGCGTGGACTGCACCGGGGGATAACGGGAATTCAGAAACTTTAGTATCAGCACGGTGGGAGATAAAATATTCGTCCTCCGGGATAATAACTTATGATAGTTATGTATCACCGCCGGGAACGGGCTATACGATGTATGTTAATACTGCATCGATAACCCCGGGGGTTGGGATTAACTATACAATTACGGGATTATTATCGAGTACAACATACTGGTTTGCAATTAAAACCTGCGATTATGGCGGTAACTGGGCTGTATGGAACTCATCTCAGGATGTAATAACAGTTAATACAGCGGCTAGTATCTGGGCGCAACGGGATATTATACCGCCTGCTGCGGTGTCAAATCTTACAGCAATTGTGGGGACAAATGACGGTGAAGTTGTATTATCATGGACCGCGCCGGGGGATGATAATTTAACCGGAACAGTGAGCGCATATGTACTAAAATATTCATCCTCAGGGATAATAAATTCAGCTGGATTTGATACAGCAGATACATATTCACAATCCTGGCAGTCGTTAGCTTCCGCCGGGCAAACTGAATCACGTGTAATATCAGGATTAATCCCGGCGGTAACATACTGGTATGCTGTTAAAGCTGTAGATAACGGGAGTAACCTTAACATTTGGCGTTCATCAGCGGATATACCAACAATCAACCTTCTCGCGAATACCGCACCGAAGGATAATGTACCGTCTACGCCCGGGGGACTGGTTATAGATTCAAGAGGTTATACTTCAGTAACCCTGTCATGGACGGGAGTGAATATTAATGATTTAGCAGGATACAAACTGTATTATGACACTGACACATCCGATATTGAATATACAGGCACGGGCTCTACCGGCGGGGGGTCACCAATAAGCGTGGAGAATGTAACGTCGTATGTGTTAACAGGATTAGCACAGGGGACAACGTATTATATTTCAGTCCGCGCGGTTGATACCGGGCCGAATATTTTAACCAGCGGGTATGCTGCTGAAGTATCAACGATTACTTTTATGAACCTACCCATCCTCCCGGGGAATATGAATGGTATCGCTGTTTCATCAACAAGTATTAATTGGTTATGGTCAGATAATTCGTCAAATGAATCCGGGTTTTATGTTAAGTCTTCAACTAACGGCGTGCTTAATTCGTTATCAGCAAATACCACGTTCTGGATAGAACAGGGATTAAATATCAATACATCTTACTACAGGTATGTTGAGTCATATAACTTCGGAGGGATAAGTTCCTCAACTGCTGTTATTAAGTATACGCTTGCCAATCCTGCAACAGGATTTAATTTTGTGAACGTATATTATTCCAGTGTAACTTTATCCTGGGCAAAGAATAATAATCCGGACAACACATTGTATGAATTGTCAGTATCAAGCGATAATTTTGTCACGCATTTTTCTACACCCGTAAATTTATCAACTGCGCTGGTAGATACTTCAACTGCTGCCTATAATTTGTTAAACAATACAACTTATTGGTTTAGAATACGCGCATATAACGGTAATGAAATACCGTCAGCTTATACGGCTATAGTTTCTACAAAAACAGTTTTTCTAAATACACCGCCCTCTGCGTTTAGCCTGATAACCAGCAGCGGAACAGTAATAACGCGTAGGCCGACAATAACATGGACTGAGACAACAGACCCGGACGAGTTTGACAGTATAAGTTATGAAGTAATGTATTCCACAACAAGCGGGTATACGCTGTCAACAACAAGCAATGTCGGGACAGCAACAAATTATACGTTCCCACCCCTGATACCGTATACGACGTACTACTGGAAAGTAACCGCGGGAGATACGCATAACGGTACAAGGACGAGTACGCAGTCAGGCTGGTGGTTGTGGATAGACAGCAACACAATACCTTCGGGTTTTAGTTTAATAACGACCAGCGGGACAATAGAAAGCCAGACCCCTCGCCTTGCCTGGGGCACGGTAACGGATACCGATCCTGGGGATTATGTTAGGTATGAAGTAATCTACAGCAGTATGCCTGATTATACAGTTTCTATAACCAGCAGCGGCATAACATTATCAGAATACCAGTTTACAGTATCGTTAGAGAAGAGCACAACGTACTGGTGGAAAGTAAACGCGTATGACACACATGGCGGAACAGTTGCGAGTACGCAGAGTGACTGGCAGTTTTATATACCCAGCCAAACCAGCCCCACAGCGTTTAGCCTGATAAAAAGCAGCGGTACAATCCCAACCCGTTACCCTGTGTTAGACTGGGCAGACTCAAGCGACAGTGATGCCGGTGATTATGTCAGGTACGAAATAAGATACAGTACCGCCCAGGATTACAGTATCTGTGTTGCAAGCACAGGCTTAAGCGCGAGTACTTACGCGATAGAAGCAATGCTGAACCCGTATACGACATATTACTGGAAAGTATACGCCTATGATACGACGGGGGGTACAACAACGAGTACACAGACAGACTGGCAGTTTGTTGTATCAAGCAATACAGTACCTACGGCGTTTAGCCTGATAACCAGCAGCGGAACCGTGATAACGCGTAGGCCGACAATAACATGGACTGAGACAACAGACCCGGACGAGTTTGACAGTATAAGTTATGAAGTAATGTATTCCACAACAAGCGGGTATACGCTGTCAACAACAAGCAATGTCGGGACAGCAACAAATTATACGTTCCCACCCCTGATACCGTATACGACGTACTACTGGAAAGTAACCGCGGG
The Elusimicrobiota bacterium genome window above contains:
- a CDS encoding fibronectin type III domain-containing protein — its product is MLIYTLIALLNKNAVSIESRNGISIFSSFMYQYNKNIGYLLAAVLLMLPISVYARVDSIDITDGGITDYNNAAYMLVLNDPKETSTFADIDDVYTAHTSTQLYISFKNQAKLNKGAAGRNTYDYFIYIDKDQSAGTGYPINGAGADYLLTANVITVDGIRVKTSKLKKWDGYSWSISTSTNLEAYTQDTGSYAVEFKINWTELNGADGDSHTGLPPTGRMNFVFYAEINGASGDYAPDSSYIIYPSTSATPADKTLQPQISTATILGGNTFNEDSNMVTTMTVVSSWQDDGTSASVDGCDIQGFNFNIVSAEYFYDTDPGIGNGYTLSADDGSFNQVTETSTVYGLDISSLANGDHTLYTRCMNYSSTTVYGLWSSTVALILSSNRSPGTITTLTAAQSAGYDHAIKLSWIAPGDNGYNDNITGGKYWIKSSSTANITDETTWIAAVYSVQLTTDTVPGQNVNHTITGLVPLTTYYFAVKTADEVPNWSLVSSSAGNMCSDLNSPAAPTSLSAIDYPADEGSRINLNWILSSDDGNGSNDVLEYRIYKSSWITNPSYTLLTTIIKSTTFYTNTSVSMGTTYYYYLKSFDGTNTSVNTSTVNVFSIDNTAPATPNNLEATNPGTGADIYLAWSNNTETDLAGYNIYRSLDNPGAYNKVNVSLHPAPTDFYRDNSVSSNTTYWYKITAVDSSGNESLFSDIDVSLCIANNPPNVFSLTTPADLSTSTTLTPAFDWADATDPDSDVIRYELWYASNTTFIYKTVVDGLLTSTHTPVGSLQDNTTYWWKIMAFDPWDCIKWSTETDWKFWVNVINDTPTVFGLISPANTYVSTDLTPALDWEDSMDVDPNDSFRYGVMYSTDSVFGVYTSSTELAVSVYNVPSNLTDNATYYWKAYAYDTFGTTRTATQTTWKFYTNTADDAPIAFDVVSPANNNVETTLTPAFDWQDSTDPDPNDFVAYTLWYSTASNFSVKTEVTGLTDSAYTPSTNLYDNTVYYWKVKAVDTDGTTVWSTTVNRSFKVNQANDAPNSFGLVFPDNLTSVSDITPDFDWTSSADVDPGDYVRYRVVYSSVSNFSSYTSSAGLAYSAYTPTTELIEDTMYYWYIEAYDINNATTTSEVRRFNVNTVNNTPGAFALYTPSGTINVYDLTPYFDWQDSADPDGDIVQYDLQVSTNSNFSVYTYYTGNSTSTYTMTTSPLTNYTSYYWRIRGYDPAGLEVWGTNPSTAVFIAYDNIAPAGISGLTALTGSSEGAVYLAWTAPGDNGNSETLVSARWEIKYSSSGIITYDSYVSPPGTGYTMYVNTASITPGVGINYTITGLLSSTTYWFAIKTCDYGGNWAVWNSSQDVITVNTAASIWAQRDIIPPAAVSNLTAIVGTNDGEVVLSWTAPGDDNLTGTVSAYVLKYSSSGIINSAGFDTADTYSQSWQSLASAGQTESRVISGLIPAVTYWYAVKAVDNGSNLNIWRSSADIPTINLLANTAPKDNVPSTPGGLVIDSRGYTSVTLSWTGVNINDLAGYKLYYDTDTSDIEYTGTGSTGGGSPISVENVTSYVLTGLAQGTTYYISVRAVDTGPNILTSGYAAEVSTITFMNLPILPGNMNGIAVSSTSINWLWSDNSSNESGFYVKSSTNGVLNSLSANTTFWIEQGLNINTSYYRYVESYNFGGISSSTAVIKYTLANPATGFNFVNVYYSSVTLSWAKNNNPDNTLYELSVSSDNFVTHFSTPVNLSTALVDTSTAAYNLLNNTTYWFRIRAYNGNEIPSAYTAIVSTKTVFLNTPPSAFSLITSSGTVITRRPTITWTETTDPDEFDSISYEVMYSTTSGYTLSTTSNVGTATNYTFPPLIPYTTYYWKVTAGDTHNGTRTSTQSGWWLWIDSNTIPSGFSLITTSGTIESQTPRLAWGTVTDTDPGDYVRYEVIYSSMPDYTVSITSSGITLSEYQFTVSLEKSTTYWWKVNAYDTHGGTVASTQSDWQFYIPSQTSPTAFSLIKSSGTIPTRYPVLDWADSSDSDAGDYVRYEIRYSTAQDYSICVASTGLSASTYAIEAMLNPYTTYYWKVYAYDTTGGTTTSTQTDWQFVVSSNTVPTAFSLITSSGTVITRRPTITWTETTDPDEFDSISYEVMYSTTSGYTLSTTSNVGTATNYTFPPLIPYTTYYWKVTAGDTHNGTRTSTQSGWWLWIDSNTIPSGFSLITTSGTIESQTPRLAWGTVTDTDPGDYVRYEVIYSSMPDYTVSITSSGITLSEYQFTVSLEKSTTYWWKVNAYDTHGGTVASTQSDWQFYIPSQTSPTAFSLIKSSGTIPTRYPVLDWADSSDSDAGDYVRYEIRYSTAQDYSICVASTGLSASTYAIEAMLNPYTTYYWKVYAYDTTGGTTTSTQTDWQFVVSSNT